Proteins encoded by one window of Nicotiana tabacum cultivar K326 chromosome 10, ASM71507v2, whole genome shotgun sequence:
- the LOC107790279 gene encoding non-specific lipid-transfer protein 1-like, whose protein sequence is MEMAGKIACFVVLCMLVAAPHAEALTCGQVTSNLAPCLPYLRNKGPLGRCCSGVKGLLNAARTTQDRQTACTCLKSAAGAISGINLRKAAGLPSTCGVNIPYNISPSTDCSKVQ, encoded by the exons ATGGAAATGGCTGGGAAAATTGCATGTTTTGTGGTATTGTGCATGTTGGTAGCTGCACCCCATGCAGAAGCCTTAACTTGTGGCCAAGTTACGTCGAATTTGGCACCTTGTCTTCCTTATCTTAGAAACAAGGGGCCTCTGGGACGTTGTTGCAGTGGCGTTAAGGGTCTGTTGAATGCTGCAAGGACTACACAAGATCGTCAAACTGCATGCACTTGCCTGAAATCAGCTGCTGGTGCTATTTCTGGAATCAATTTACGCAAAGCTGCTGGTCTCCCTAGTACTTGTGGTGTCAATATTCcttacaatatcagcccctccaCTGACTGCTCCAA GGTCCAGTAA